The Deinococcus sonorensis KR-87 genome includes a window with the following:
- a CDS encoding aminopeptidase: MKRAALGALALLGVVALCGCGPVRYLGQAALGQLNLLRVARPIPEVLADPATPPLVRTRLLRVQDVRAYAVSDLGLPDTRAFRSYADLGRPFLVWNVFDAPPFSVTLNTSCFPVVGCVPYRGYFSQAAAEQEAARLRGRGDDVSVGGVSAYSTLGRLPDPVPSTLLAQGEDELIRTIIHELAHAVIYVPGDADFNESFAVAVETAGSARYRAARGLPPEDRSAAQQRSTQVNALLLSARDRLATVYAATQPDAWKEGRKRQVLDAVRAEYAALKASWNGYAGYDPWFEDTPNGLNNALLGSVAAYADHVPAFLALLQRLGGDFPAFYAQVKHCGARPAAERVPCLGLDSPNE; this comes from the coding sequence GGACAGGCGGCCCTGGGGCAGCTGAACCTGCTGCGGGTCGCCCGGCCGATCCCGGAGGTGCTGGCCGATCCGGCCACGCCGCCGCTGGTGCGGACCCGGCTGCTGCGGGTGCAGGACGTGCGTGCCTATGCCGTGTCGGACCTGGGCCTGCCCGACACCCGTGCCTTTCGCAGCTACGCGGACCTGGGCCGGCCCTTTCTGGTCTGGAACGTCTTCGACGCGCCGCCATTCTCGGTGACGCTCAACACCAGCTGTTTTCCGGTGGTGGGCTGCGTGCCGTACCGGGGCTACTTCTCGCAGGCCGCAGCCGAGCAGGAGGCCGCACGGCTCCGCGGGCGGGGCGACGACGTGTCGGTGGGCGGCGTCAGCGCCTACAGCACCCTGGGGCGCCTCCCGGACCCGGTGCCGTCCACGCTGCTGGCCCAGGGCGAAGACGAGCTGATCCGCACCATCATCCATGAGCTGGCCCACGCGGTCATCTATGTGCCGGGCGACGCCGACTTCAATGAGTCCTTCGCGGTGGCGGTAGAAACAGCCGGCTCGGCGCGCTACCGCGCGGCCCGTGGCCTTCCGCCCGAGGACCGCAGCGCGGCCCAGCAGCGCTCGACGCAGGTCAATGCCCTGCTCCTGAGCGCCCGCGACCGGCTGGCCACGGTGTACGCTGCCACGCAGCCGGACGCCTGGAAAGAGGGGCGCAAACGGCAGGTGCTGGACGCGGTGCGGGCCGAGTACGCCGCGCTGAAGGCCAGCTGGAACGGGTATGCCGGCTACGACCCCTGGTTCGAGGACACCCCCAATGGCCTCAACAATGCCCTGCTCGGCTCGGTAGCTGCCTATGCCGACCATGTGCCGGCGTTCCTGGCCCTGCTTCAGCGGCTCGGCGGCGATTTTCCGGCCTTCTATGCGCAGGTGAAACACTGTGGAGCCCGTCCGGCGGCGGAGCGGGTGCCGTGTCTCGGGCTAGACTCCCCGAATGAGTGA
- a CDS encoding Rieske (2Fe-2S) protein, with protein MSDAVRVGEVAGLPEGSQTEVQVDGRSVVVVCFEGQYYALRNNCSHKDFPLLGGEVSRGRITCEKHGAQFELSSGKARTLPAVKPVQMYTTRVEDGVVYVQPL; from the coding sequence ATGAGTGATGCGGTGAGGGTCGGCGAGGTGGCGGGGCTGCCGGAGGGCAGCCAGACGGAGGTTCAGGTAGACGGGCGCAGCGTGGTGGTGGTGTGTTTCGAGGGGCAGTACTACGCGCTGCGGAACAACTGCAGCCACAAGGACTTTCCGCTGCTGGGCGGCGAGGTCAGCCGGGGCCGCATCACCTGCGAGAAGCACGGTGCCCAGTTCGAGCTGAGCAGCGGCAAGGCCCGCACCCTGCCAGCCGTCAAGCCGGTTCAGATGTACACCACCCGCGTCGAGGACGGGGTGGTGTACGTGCAGCCGCTCTAG
- a CDS encoding ankyrin repeat domain-containing protein, producing MSASALFLAIQANDAATVTDLVEALPDLLTARSPSGLTPLLFAAYYQRPQMAQLLMDLGAPVSAHEAAACGAGPRLREQLMSHPELLHQDSPDGFSLLGLCAFFGHTDLAAELIGLGASVDRPSQNTMQVRPLHSAAAGNHTELAELLLAHGADVDARQHGGFTPLMAAAQNGNLELVRVLLDRGADPLMQTEDGRDALSLASEEGHTAVVQLLTELNPR from the coding sequence ATGTCCGCCTCTGCTCTGTTTCTGGCGATCCAGGCCAACGATGCGGCCACCGTCACCGACCTGGTGGAAGCGTTGCCGGACCTGCTCACCGCCCGCAGCCCCAGCGGACTGACGCCGCTGCTGTTCGCCGCCTATTATCAGCGGCCCCAGATGGCGCAGCTGTTGATGGACCTGGGCGCGCCGGTCTCGGCGCATGAAGCGGCCGCCTGTGGCGCGGGCCCACGGCTGCGCGAGCAGCTGATGTCGCACCCGGAGCTGCTGCATCAGGACAGCCCGGACGGCTTCTCCCTGCTCGGGCTGTGCGCCTTCTTTGGCCACACCGATCTGGCCGCCGAGCTGATCGGGCTGGGGGCCAGCGTGGACCGGCCGAGCCAGAACACCATGCAGGTCCGGCCACTGCATTCCGCCGCCGCCGGCAACCACACCGAGCTCGCCGAGCTGCTGCTGGCGCACGGTGCCGACGTGGATGCCCGGCAGCACGGCGGCTTCACCCCATTGATGGCGGCGGCCCAGAACGGCAACCTGGAGCTGGTGCGCGTGTTGCTGGACCGGGGCGCAGACCCGCTGATGCAGACCGAGGACGGCCGCGACGCCCTGTCGCTCGCCAGCGAGGAAGGGCACACGGCAGTGGTGCAGCTTCTGACCGAGCTCAACCCCCGTTAA
- a CDS encoding DoxX family protein, which translates to MPRSPALLLCAALFVGAGTLHLATPEPFERIVPAWVPSARAAVLLSGVAELLGGLGLLLPATRPAARWGLGLLLVAVFPANVEMAQHAQRFPVPAWVLWARLPLQPLLLWWVWQVGRAAPPAPRAQRR; encoded by the coding sequence ATGCCCCGTTCACCTGCCCTGCTGCTGTGCGCCGCGCTGTTCGTGGGGGCCGGAACCCTGCATCTGGCGACCCCCGAACCATTTGAGCGCATCGTTCCGGCCTGGGTGCCTTCCGCCCGCGCCGCCGTGCTGCTGAGCGGGGTGGCGGAACTGCTGGGTGGCCTGGGGCTGCTGCTGCCCGCCACCCGCCCGGCCGCCCGCTGGGGCCTGGGCCTGCTGCTGGTGGCGGTGTTTCCGGCCAACGTGGAGATGGCGCAGCACGCGCAGCGCTTTCCTGTGCCGGCTTGGGTGTTGTGGGCGCGGCTGCCGCTGCAACCGCTGCTGCTGTGGTGGGTCTGGCAGGTCGGCCGGGCCGCCCCACCGGCCCCGCGCGCTCAGCGGCGGTAA
- a CDS encoding DinB family protein → MSRAKNVWVPAVVTVAAVGAAAGAVAASRRREDVQGFFVRQTLERPAASRSHAELRQALERSGPQLTARVTRAGDSDHNRRVLRHIIGIERWGTSRLEHLISGSPLLELDSHRSYLPEEDSSWDALLQAFSTTRARTIDAARRLEQRPPAPGTTLPHNGLGDLSEKGWLRYLTLHADLESRKVRGRHEPPALGEAQPA, encoded by the coding sequence ATGAGCAGAGCGAAGAACGTCTGGGTGCCCGCCGTCGTGACCGTGGCCGCCGTTGGCGCGGCGGCCGGAGCGGTGGCGGCGAGCCGACGCCGGGAGGACGTGCAGGGCTTTTTCGTGCGCCAGACGCTGGAACGTCCGGCCGCCAGCCGCAGCCATGCGGAGCTGCGTCAGGCGCTGGAGCGCAGCGGCCCCCAGCTGACCGCCCGGGTCACCCGGGCCGGCGACAGCGACCACAACCGCCGGGTGCTGCGGCACATCATCGGCATTGAGCGCTGGGGCACCTCGCGGCTGGAACACCTGATCAGCGGCAGCCCACTGCTCGAACTGGACAGCCACCGCAGCTACCTGCCGGAGGAAGACAGCAGCTGGGACGCGCTGCTGCAGGCGTTCTCCACCACCCGCGCCCGCACCATCGACGCCGCAAGGCGACTGGAGCAGCGCCCGCCCGCCCCCGGCACCACCCTGCCGCACAACGGTCTGGGCGACCTGTCGGAGAAAGGCTGGCTGCGCTACCTGACGCTGCACGCCGATCTGGAAAGCCGCAAGGTGCGGGGACGCCACGAACCCCCCGCGCTGGGCGAAGCGCAGCCAGCCTGA
- the hpf gene encoding ribosome hibernation-promoting factor, HPF/YfiA family, translating to MHIYKLAGRNVEVTEALRDYVESKLTRLDRFSPQITDARVTLTVRDVRDADRRNRVEVQLNVPHGIIRAEEHHSDMYAAIDRASDVLERQLRKFKTRYLKQRELDTEAVPDSVVAVADSSGDDVAEFRPEIVRQKRFAMRPMTPEDAAAQMEALGHDFYVFMSSISDSCAVVYRRKDGHYGLIEPKG from the coding sequence GTGCATATCTACAAGCTGGCCGGACGCAATGTCGAAGTGACCGAAGCGCTGCGGGACTATGTGGAGAGCAAGCTGACGCGACTGGACCGGTTCAGTCCGCAGATCACGGACGCGCGCGTGACACTGACGGTGCGCGACGTGCGCGACGCGGACAGGCGCAACCGGGTAGAGGTGCAGCTGAACGTGCCGCACGGCATCATCCGGGCCGAGGAACACCACTCCGACATGTACGCGGCCATCGACCGCGCCTCGGACGTGCTGGAACGGCAGCTGCGCAAGTTCAAGACCCGCTACCTCAAGCAGCGTGAGCTGGACACCGAGGCCGTGCCCGACAGTGTGGTCGCAGTGGCCGACAGCAGTGGCGACGATGTGGCCGAGTTCCGCCCAGAAATCGTGCGGCAGAAGCGTTTTGCGATGCGTCCGATGACGCCAGAGGATGCTGCCGCCCAGATGGAGGCGCTGGGCCACGACTTCTACGTGTTTATGAGCAGCATCAGCGACAGCTGCGCGGTGGTGTACCGGCGCAAGGACGGCCACTACGGCCTGATCGAGCCGAAGGGCTGA